A single window of Crassostrea angulata isolate pt1a10 chromosome 8, ASM2561291v2, whole genome shotgun sequence DNA harbors:
- the LOC128159621 gene encoding transforming growth factor-beta-induced protein ig-h3-like, translated as MRWVYAIFALVFSAASAQQGTIVDVAKRLGATTLLQLVEDAGLTNVLSSKGPFTVFAPTNDAFAALPADIIQKLKSDKKLLTSVLLAHVVNKTTSSKTFKDDELLASMNTDAKIRINIYLPRYVRPIPPPTVTANGCKVSMADQVATNGVVHVISKVMYPLPLKDNVVEVVHNTSSLSTLYKAIMATGVSDIIADGGPFTLLAPPDDAFSKLPPGTLDSILKNKTAAERVVTYHLIGGSKYKEALLPYNTSHPGIHDTFLPTLEGGQLVFSVETDGSLVIGRKYKVVKTDLTVGNGVIHTLDSVMIPPPFP; from the exons ATGAGGTGGGTGTATGCAATTTTCGCTCTCGTTTTTTCTGCGGCCTCGGCACAGCAAGGCACCATTGTGGACGTGGCCAAACGTCTCGGTGCCACCACACTGCTACAGCTAGTGGAGGATGCAGGACTAACAAATGTGCTTTCTTCTAAAG GTCCGTTCACCGTTTTCGCCCCGACAAACGACGCTTTTGCCGCCCTCCCAGCAGACATTATTCAGAAGTTAAAATCTGACAAGAAACTGCTGACCAGTGTTCTATTGGCTCATGTCGTCAACAAAACTACGTCTTCAAAAACGTTCAAAGATGACGAACTTCTCGCCTCAATGAACACGGATGCCAAAATCAGAATCAACATATACCTACCACGATATGTTAGA CCAATCCCTCCTCCAACGGTCACTGCCAATGGTTGTAAGGTCAGCATGGCCGACCAAGTGGCGACCAATGGTGTGGTTCACGTCATATCCAAAGTGATGTATCCACTTCCCCTGAAGGATAATGTGGTGGAAGTGGTCCACAACACCAGCTCGCTGTCCACGCTGTACAAGGCAATCATGGCGACGGGAGTCAGTGACATCATAGCAG ACGGTGGCCCCTTCACCTTGTTAGCGCCCCCTGACGACGCGTTTAGTAAACTACCACCTGGAACACTGGACTCCATACTGAAAAACAAAACTGCTGCAGAAC GAGTTGTAACTTATCATTTGATTGGCGGAAGTAAATACAAAGAAGCACTTCTTCCTTACAACACTTCTCACCCTGGCATCCACGATACGTTTCTACCAACCCTAGAAGGCGGACAACTTGTATTTTCCGTGGAAACGGACG GTTCATTGGTGATTGGAAGGAAATACAAAGTGGTGAAGACAGACCTGACGGTGGGTAATGGCGTCATACACACGCTGGACTCCGTCATGATCCCTCCCCCATTTCCTTGA
- the LOC128159622 gene encoding uncharacterized protein LOC128159622 — protein sequence MSKSGFFGLESREVVRVKVKKYEGYMQPESKKFSLDPQITSFEMLQHIIASAFSIKGDFTMSYLVQDDYGKEIYLSMLSDWDMDAAIQSASDPCLQLKVDAKPFEEGLDDWDIIAPVDVPRYKMSSLLERNILGTLTGTLSSGMGKTLTHVQRAMGIKVPEDTKYKAAKPAMSDHEFRNFLDSAGHMVKPEEFRISIYQGGCEPSLRRVAWRHLLNIFPNGLSGKERFDYMKRKEKEYLELRDQWRKFTNGESMSEEMKFVTSMVKKDVLRTDRTHKFYSGSDDSKNLISLFNILVTYALTHPQTSYCQGMSDIASPLLVTQKDEAQAYLCFCATMKRLKNNFNLNGQAITTKFKHLSDLLQMHDPELHSYFQEINAGDLFFCYRWILLELKREFPFEDALYMLEVMWSTLPPDPPHGEIAMTDETFSIDNLSRSPCSPSFGMKQTVYAKLFAMRRNHSVLKSNEGETDAEKELAQNSVNNNSRIDSNNIEESCPITISQEYPAMNDVEMQKMAAKSSSIDGSLKSPLQEIHDLEEDLNIQSSLDTEERCIQDQPASDAKGRLTLEGDGISMRVNWKFKCCGWIAFVLVASITYELWYLGRRAYHNSKNVYRYHKQTFEISVNDGTIKHSHRLDVKTAEKIFSHEEVTQFILLILKNETLSTALKNVWESYRSQNQDSDRVTNFENSGDLILKDLLNKRNKNIFLDVNEQYLEFNVINHTCSSIEDTLRGKGRCVMSLEGTLCSERKIPPPRRGKKPKQEAQLRKWTKHETDVCDYMYMNSTSYAAPLPYLKNPCYEECDGGYNTVRCLPYYMIIGMPKCGTTSLYFDLTHHKDVVRAKRKEPMYFNRMCFRGMRFADYTSNFDDLRARIVAENNYSSLISGDGSVDIAFDSKEWRHFPGNEGLMEPKYVLPFFIHKVLPKLKVIIMLRDPVERAFSDYLYEAPVANYLISLEDFHQAVHRAISNYKKCQTQYSIRACAYNASLEYYKGRLRVGMYHIFLKDWFQIYPANQILVINFDDYINHREDVLNRVARFLDLSDLTEAESKLFIADHNKKNMRSNQTQALGDMLPETRDMLRQFYRPFNVNLSQLLHSDQYLWSN from the exons ATGTCAAAATCAGGGTTCTTCGGACTTGAATCCAGGGAAGTTGTAAGAGTTAAAGTTAAG AAATATGAGGGCTACATGCAGCCGGAATCCAAGAAATTCTCCCTGGACCCACAGATTACATCATTTGAAATGCTGCAACACATTATCGCTAGTGCTTTCAGTATTAAAGG GGATTTCACAATGAGTTATCTGGTACAAGATGATTACGGTAAGGAGATCTATCTGAGCATGTTGTCGGACTGGGATATGGATGCAGCCATTCAGAGCGCCTCAGATCCCTGTCTCCAACTCAAAGTGGACGCCAAACCATTTGAGGAGG GGCTGGATGACTGGGACATCATAGCTCCAGTGGACGTGCCTCGCTACAAGATGTCCAGTTTACTAGAGAGAAATATTCTGGGCACGCTCACCGGAACCCTCTCCAGCGGGATGGGCAAAACCCTGACACACGTGCAGAGGGCCATGG GAATAAAAGTACCAGAAGATACGAAGTACAAGGCCGCAAAACCAGCCATGTCAGACCATGAATTCAGAAACTTTCTGGACTCTGCAGGGCATATGGTGAAACCAGAGGAGTTCAGAATCAGTATTTATCAAGGAGGATGTGAGCCATCATTACGTCGAGTAGCTTGGAGGCATctgctaaatatttttccaaatgGGTTATCCGGAAAAGAAAGATTTGATTACATGAAGAGAAAAGAAAAGGAATATTTGGAGTTGAGGGACCAGTGGAGAAAATTCACCAATGGGGAATCCATGTCTGAAGAAATGAAATTTGTGACTTCAATGGTGAAAAAAGATGTTCTTAGAACTGATCGTACCCATAAGTTTTATTCTGGCTCTGACGATAGCAAGAACTTAATCTCGCTGTTCAATATACTCGTGACCTATGCTCTGACACACCCCCAAACCTCTTACTGCCAGGGCATGAGTGATATCGCTTCTCCACTCCTTGTCACGCAGAAAGACGAGGCCCAAGCTTACCTCTGCTTCTGTGCAACAATGAAAAGActgaaaaacaatttcaatCTGAATGGACAGGCCATCACCACAAAATTCAAACACCTATCAGACTTGCTCCAAATGCATGATCCGGAGTTACATTCCTACTTTCAAGAAATCAATGCTGGAGACTTATTCTTCTGTTACAGATGGATATTACTGGAACTAAAGAGGGAATTTCCATTTGAGGATGCTCTGTATATGTTGGAGGTGATGTGGAGCACCTTGCCCCCAGATCCACCTCATGGGGAGATCGCGATGACGGATGAGACTTTCTCCATAGACAACTTATCTAGGTCACCTTGTTCACCTTCCTTTGGAATGAAACAGACTGTTTATGCAAAGCTGTTTGCCATGAGGAGAAATCATTCAGTATTGAAAAGTAATGAAGGTGAAACAGATGCTGAAAAAGAACTGGCCCAAAACAGTGTAAATAATAACTCCAGAATAGATTCCAACAATATTGAGGAATCTTGTCCCATTACCATTTCCCAAGAATACCCTGCCATGAATGATGTAGAAATGCAAAAAATGGCAGCAAAGAGCTCATCTATTGATGGATCCCTGAAAAGTCCTTTACAAGAAATCCATGATCTAGAAGAAGATTTAAACATACAAAGTTCTTTGGACACAGAAGAAAGATGTATCCAGGATCAGCCGGCATCTGATGCCAAAGGAAGACTGACCCTGGAAGG AGACGGTATTTCAATGAGAGTGAATTGGAAATTCAAATGTTGCGGTTGGATAGCCTTTGTATTAGTTGCTAGTATCACATACGAATTATGGTACCTCGGCCGAAGAGCATACCACAACTCGAAAAATGTGTATAGATACCACAAACAGACGTTCGAAATCAGCGTCAATGATGGCACCATTAAACACTCGCACAGGTTGGATGTTAAAACTgccgaaaaaatattttcccacGAGGAGGTGACACAgtttattttacttattttgaaGAATGAGACACTCAGCACAGCCTTAAAAAATGTGTGGGAGAGTTACAGATCGCAGAATCAGGACAGTGACAGAGTTACGAACTTTGAGAACAGTGGTGaccttattttaaaagatttattaaataaaagaaataaaaacatctttttgGACGTGAATGAACAATATTTAGAGTTTAATGTCATTAACCACACCTGCAGCAGCATTGAAGACACTCTCAGGGGGAAGGGGCGATGTGTCATGTCGCTGGAGGGTACATTGTGTTCCGAGAGAAAAATACCTCCTCCTCGGAGAGGGAAGAAACCAAAACAAGAAGCACAACTACGTAAATGGACAAAACACGAGACGGATGTGTgcgactacatgtatatgaattcc ACAAGTTATGCTGCTCCGCTGCCATATCTCAAGAACCCTTGCTATGAAGAATGTGACGGCGGGTACAACACAGTAAGATGTCTTCCATATTATATGATTATCGGCATGCCTAAATGTGGGACAACCAGCCTCTATTTCGATCTGACCCATCACAAGGATGTTGTGCGGGCCAAGAGGAAAGAACCCATGTATTTCAACAGAATGTGCTTTC GGGGTATGCGTTTTGCTGACTATACATCCAATTTTGATGATTTGAGAGCACGTATTGTTGCGGAAAACAACTATTCAAGTTTGATTAGTG GTGATGGGTCAGTGGACATTGCCTTTGACAGCAAAGAGTGGAGACATTTCCCCGGAAACGAAGGACTGATGGAACCGAAATACGTGCTGCCTTTCTTTATACACAAAGTACTACCAAAACTGAAAGTCATCATCATGCTACGAGACCCAGTGGAAAG AGCGTTCTCGGACTACCTGTATGAGGCCCCTGTCGCTAACTATCTTATCTCCCTGGAAGATTTCCACCAAGCCGTCCACAGAGCCATCAGCAACTACAAAAAATGCCAGACACAATACTCCATCCGCGCATGTGCGTACAACGCTTCCCTTGAATACTACAAg GGCAGACTGCGAGTAGGGATGTACCATATATTTCTCAAGGACTGGTTCCAGATCTACCCTGCCAATCAAATCCTCGTGATCAATTTCGATGATTACATCAATCACAGAGAAGATGTTTTGAACAGGGTGGCTCGATTTCTAGACCTGA GTGATTTGACGGAGGCGGAGAGCAAGTTGTTTATTGCGGACCACAACAAGAAGAACATGCGAAGTAACCAGACCCAGGCCCTGGGGGACATGCTGCCGGAGACCAGGGACATGCTACGTCAGTTCTACCGACCCTTCAATGTCAACCTGTCCCAGCTTCTCCACTCCGACCAGTATTTGTGGTCAAACTGA
- the LOC128161380 gene encoding uncharacterized protein LOC128161380 — MVYKKSYRSQRTGSTIRKLHTYLQSTNEGFVDYKLKDSSFQHEPEKLQKIFDRKDQFFSDGRKMPSLLLDKEVDPELNHVPLNFEHRRGNHVVYSLNKYKRWTLPSVVQENIESLSEEDFRVVLHERRSVIEKRCKSSFNIFIGQGNWNDCVKYVDSKTPVSCARPGRSAASYFCDLRRKCMEGGNTGKKPLSRKRIRHNMHSRGVQRKSELQSKRPKVDNHSHYNRYMLLDGADNNDMAEFRYEICVPGKKTSRFKPNRDFREDRLCDRVQRYFRIIKKSKSLLKQKRMVNGQRQNWHTDNWYIRKGYEDESTQGTSVGSCCSLNRKLLVEFETRQKDLLVCTCSCAECEYCGAQNEEEEEERMEKRATMSVDILDCLKKARYNKRSVKTKEKKRKLTEKDGEFNKKSHIVYLNDTSVEKTTAKEEEDSDNSNSAPLSESTAEDVQMPNFVKCFLRRSEIEDILRQTPGISSTSSYPMVYLFPLNKSVKYDENENVSNLEWGHNTMNGDVPALEIQETFGSTFSPPGQDIAEYRLRIVGNQQLYNTEKANEKLAQLLTPQEEYLMIQSASAVFQSAQDAAQQHSTDKSILTKDPHKLCQMKSAFDWLPRLTYSVTTIQLASLENVTSTSFFREVQIECPTQNMGGIKHEDECGVCFSSLGDSGKDSTEGVVILPCRHSFCRACLLQYLVQNIRTGGRRISCMQYKCSSEIDPVTVRSLVPDRLFSQWVYRQQEQAVMSTGNWKWCPSSTCDHILSVVPNKFGAKIPRAHLRIMEVGCVCGTEFCLDCNEAPHWPASCQQIKAYTKALDIQNDLSKEIDYMRSFKVNVKPCPLCKEKVDKNGGCNAMTCRCGHHFCWLCLNPNPYGQHNCKAVPLQEIDIVSVKVLKFHVKFLELAYSYRVRCFPLIKRKEALSRKLQVSARTFEKKMSGVNQDKWMSIVSLRSSQLKHLSFVVETLNLLEKVCISISSTSRKSHAGREFRSLTNTVDFIISRLLELLQVPPNTQTDNQMNRLQNILSKKIKMMVLLSVYLQRIHSKKNTTKTPPTVRYQTVYN, encoded by the exons ATGGTATACAAAAAATCTTATCGCAGTCAGAGAACTGGGAGCACAATTAGGAAGCTACATACATATTTACAGTCGACTAATGAGGGCTTTGTCGATTACAAATTGAAGGACAGTTCCTTCCAACATGAGCCTGAGAAACTTCAGAAAATATTCGACAGGAAAGATCAGTTCTTCTCTGATGGGCGGAAAATGCCATCCCTGTTGCTCGACAAAGAGGTTGATCCAGAATTGAACCACGTACCTCTAAATTTCGAACACAGACGTGGAAATCACGTCGTATACTCTTTAAACAAGTATAAAAGATGGACTCTACCTTCTGTTGTTCAAGAAAATATTGAATCCCTCTCTGAAGAAGATTTTAGAGTTGTTTTGCATGAAAGGAGATCTGTGATAGAGAAGAGATGCAAAAGTTCCTTTAACATCTTCATCGGTCAAGGCAATTGGAATGACTGCGTGAAATATGTTGACAGTAAGACTCCAGTATCATGTGCTAGACCAGGGAGATCAGCCGCCTCTTATTTCTGTGACTTGAGGAGGAAATGTATGGAGGGAGGAAACACTGGGAAAAAGCCTTTGTCCAGAAAGAGAATCAGGCACAATATGCACAGCAGGGGGGTTCAGAGGAAATCCGAACTCCAGAGCAAGAGACCAAAAGTTGACAATCATTCACATTACAACAGATATAT GCTACTGGATGGAGCTGACAACAATGATATGGCTGAATTTCGATATGAAATTTGTGTTCCTGGAAAAAAAACAAGCAGATTCAAACCCAATAGGGACTTCAGGGAAGACAGACTGTGTG ACAGAGTTCAAAGATACTTTCgaataataaagaaaagtaaatcGCTATTAAAACAAAAGAGAATGGTCAATGGTCAAAGACAGAACTGGCATACAGATAATTGGTACATTAGAAAAGGGTATGAGGATGAATCAACGCAGGGTACCAGTGTTGGCAGCTGCTGTTCATTAAATAGGAAACTTTTGGTTGAATTTGAAACTCGTCAAAAGGACCTGCTAGTCTGCACCTGCAGTTGTGCCGAGTGTGAGTATTGTGGAGCCCAGAATGAAGAAGAGGAAGAGGAGAGGATGGAGAAGAGGGCTACAATGTCTGTTGACATCCTAGACTGTTTGAAAAAAGCGAGATACAATAAAAGATCTGTAAAGactaaagaaaagaaaaggaaaCTGACTGAAAAAGATGGGGAGTTTAACAAGAAAAGCCATATTGTCTATCTCAATGACACATCAGTGGAAAAAACTACCGCTAAAGAAGAAGAGGATTCAGATAACTCAAACAGTGCTCCACTTTCTGAATCCACTGCAGAAGATGTCCAAATGCCAAACTTTGTGAAGTGTTTCTTAAGGAGGTCTGAAATTGAAGACATTTTGAGGCAAACTCCAGGCATTAGCTCAACAAGTTCCTATCCAATGGTTTATCTTTTCCCATTGAACAAGTCCGTCAAATacgatgaaaatgaaaatgttagcAACCTGGAATGGGGTCATAATACCATGAATGGAGATGTTCCAGCCCTGGAGATCCAGGAGACTTTTGGTTCCACATTTTCTCCACCAGGGCAGGACATTGCAGAGTACAG ATTGAGGATCGTTGGCAACCAACAACTTTACAATACGGAGAAAGCCAATGAAAAACTGGCTCAACTTCTGACGCCTCAGGAGGAGTACTTGATGATTCAGTCAGCTTCAGCAGTATTCCAGTCTGCCCAGGATGCAGCTCAGCAACACAGTACAGACAA atcaattttaacaaaagatCCTCATAAACTTTGCCAAATGAAGTCAGCGTTTGATTGGCTCCCGAGGCTTACTTATAGTGTGACAACAATTCAACTAGCTTCCTTGGAAAATGTAACGTCAACTTCCTTTTTCAGAGAG GTCCAGATAGAATGTCCAACCCAAAATATGGGTGGAATAAAACATGAAGATGAATGTGGAGTTTGTTTTTCCTCACTGGGGGATTCTGGGAAGGATTCGACAGAGGGAGTGGTCATCCTTCCATGTCGGCATTCATTCTGTAGAGCATGCCTGCTTCAGTACCTGGTCCAGAACATCAGGACCGGTGGCCGTCGTATTTCCTGCATG caaTATAAGTGTAGTTCAGAAATTGACCCTGTGACAGTCCGTTCCCTGGTCCCTGATAGATTGTTTTCTCAATGGGTGTATCGGCAACAAGAGCAGGCGGTGATGTCAACAGGAAATTGGAAGTGGTGCCCTAGCTCCACATGTGACCACATTCTATCTGTAGTCCCAAATA AATTTGGTGCTAAAATTCCAAGAGCCCACTTAAGGATAATGGAAGTGGGTTGTGTATGTGGTACTGAGTTCTGTCTGGATTGTAACGAAGCTCCCCATTGGCCGGCTAGCTGCCAACAGATAAAAGCTTACACCAAAGCTCTAGACATTCAAAATG ATCTTTCCAAAGAGATAGACTACATGAGGTCCTTCAAAGTGAATGTAAAACCTTGTCCCCTGTGTAAGGAGAAAGTGGACAAGAATGGAGGGTGTAATGCCATGACGTGTAGGTGTGGGCATCATTTCTGCTGGCTCTGCCTCAATCCCAACCCCTACGGTCAACACAACTGTAAGGCGGTTCCTCTACAG gaAATAGATATTGTTAGTGTAAAGGTTCTGAAGTTCCACGTCAAGTTCCTTGAGTTGGCGTATTCTTATCGTGTCAGGTGTTTCCCACTTATTAAGAGGAAGGAAGCTCTGTCCAGAAAGCTACAG GTATCAGCAAGAACGTTCGAGAAGAAAATGTCTGGTGTTAACCAAGACAAATGGATGAGCATAGTTTCTTTAAGATCTTCTCAGCTTAAACATCTAAGTTTTGTAGTGGAG acTCTTAACTTACTGGAAAAAGTCTGTATCTCGATCTCGAGCACTTCACGAAAGTCTCACGCTGGAAGAGAATTCAGGTCACTGACGAATACTGTGGATTTTATTATCTCCAGACTATTAGAG TTGCTTCAAGTTCCCCCTAATACTCAGACAGACAATCAAATGAACCGTCTCCAGAATATCTTGTCTAAGAAAATCAAGATGATGGTTCTACTGTCTGTTTACCTGCAACGGATCCATTCCAAGAAGAACACCACCAAAACCCCGCCAACTGTTAGATATCAGACAGTATACAACTGA